From a region of the Cololabis saira isolate AMF1-May2022 chromosome 8, fColSai1.1, whole genome shotgun sequence genome:
- the LOC133448940 gene encoding bactericidal permeability-increasing protein-like, which translates to MLICFLTLVALIPTSSSINPGVKVRLTEKGLEYGRVLGMAALQQKLKSIDIPDFSGKTRVSPIGKVRYSFSNIQILNVGLPQSSVTLVPGTGVGMRITNAFINLRGNWRVKFLRWIRKSGSLSLNVNGLTISTSIGIKSDAMGRPEVSSVNCAASVGKARVKFHGGGSWLYNLFSQSIDKVLRKAMEKKICPLVSKAVSDLNPELKTLNVVAKVDKHAEIEYSLVSSPTISKPAIELNLKGEFYNIGNHQEPPFTAAAFSLPQQNNKMLYIGISAFTANSAAFVYNRAGLLTLYITDDMIPKISPVRLSTRTFGVFIPEIAKRFPGLMMKLLVKAEKNPITTFEPNNMTIQATAAVTAYAIQPNGTLSPLFVLHLDTSVTTNMVVREMKLVGKVGLNKMSVTLDTSYVGQFQVRLLDNILQLLMKMVVIPIVNVQLAKGYPLPALGKMSLQNTELQVLKDFLMIGTDVQFKI; encoded by the exons ATGTTGATCTGCTTTCTGACCCTGGTGGCTCTTATACCCACGTCCTCAAGCATCAACCCCGGAGTAAAGGTCAGGCTGACAGAAAAAGGCCTTGAGTATG GCAGGGTACTGGGCATGGCTGCCTTACAGCAGAAACTCAAATCCATCGATATCCCTGATTTCTCTGGGAAAACGAGGGTGTCTCCCATTGGCAAGGTCAGGTACAGCTTCTCAAA TATTCAAATACTGAATGTGGGATTACCGCAGTCTTCAGTGACTCTTGTGCCAGGAACCGGAGTTGGAATGAGGATCACTAATGCCTTCATCAATCTGCGTGGAAACTGGAGGGTCAAGTTCCTTCGATGGAT AAGGAAGAGTGGCTCTTTATCTTTGAACGTCAATGGGCTTACAATCAGCACAAGCATTGGAATCAAGAGTGATGCGATGGGCCGACCGGAGGTCAGTAGCGTCAACTGTGCTGCCAGTGTTGGCAAGGCCAGAGTCAAGTTCCATGGTGGAGGCAG CTGGCTGTACAATCTCTTTAGCCAATCCATTGACAAGGTTTTGCGTAAAGCAATGGAGAAAAAG ATATGCCCTCTGGTCTCCAAAGCAGTCTCTGATTTAAATCCTGAGCTGAAAACTCTCAACG TTGTTGCCAAGGTTGACAAGCATGCAGAAATTGAATATTCCCTGGTGTCATCACCAACCATTTCAAAACCTGCGATAGAGCTCAACTTAAAG GGTGAATTCTACAACATTGGGAATCACCAGGAGCCTCCGTTCACAGCAGCAGCCTTTTCCCTGCCACAACAGAACAACAAGATGTTGTACATTGGCATTTCTGCCTTCACCGCCAACTCGGCAGCATTCGTGTACAACAGAGCTGGCCTCCTCACCCTCTACATCACAGACGACATG ATCCCAAAGATCTCTCCTGTACGACTCAGCACGAGAACATTTGGAGTCTTCATCCCAGAG ATTGCCAAGCGATTCCCGggtctgatgatgaagctgctcGTTAAGGCAGAGAAGAATCCCATCACCACTTTTGAACCCAACAACATGACGATTCAGGCCACCGCCGCTGTGACGGCCTACGCCATCCAACCCAACGGCACActttcccctctttttgtgCTACATTTG GACACCAGCGTGACCACCAACATGGTCGTCAGGGAAATGAAACTTGTTGGGAAGGTCGGCCTGAACAA AATGAGTGTCACCCTGGACACAAGCTATGTGGGCCAGTTTCAG GTCAGATTACTCGACAACATCCTCCAGCTGCTCATGAAGATGGTAGTGATACCAATAGTAAATG